One Aphidius gifuensis isolate YNYX2018 linkage group LG5, ASM1490517v1, whole genome shotgun sequence genomic region harbors:
- the LOC122856416 gene encoding death-associated inhibitor of apoptosis 1-like: protein MASSTSMVMAEHIEKRTWFERGERLLYRVETNRRESFETWPLAHLLDIFELASAGFYYTGVGNFVCCFECGVKINDWTLGEKPSCRFVRRIPCGNVPVGINPDTVAVPTFYPYRKNISPVISPSFRYSYYSAAVSRLEHREFLSLFDYVPPPYPVPQPEIDVKTAKVRQYLTYDVRLKSYGYWPRHMSQTKEKLAEAGFFYTGIGDYVQCYHCGNGLKDWLPNEDPWEEHARYFKECYFVRVIKGQEFIDHFKIPQTDDQPSDDEEEAESLTIESNSIVIMRNIPTDYHSIDEDIEFKCKICFEKNLGILFLPCRHFVSCGNCSTDLKKCVICRADIEKVVRPIIS, encoded by the coding sequence atggcttCATCAACAAGCATGGTGATGGCAGAACATATCGAAAAACGTACTTGGTTTGAACGTGGTGAAAGATTATTGTATCGTGTAGAAACCAATCGCCGTGAAAGTTTTGAAACATGGCCGTTAGCTCatcttttagatatttttgaattggCTTCTGCTGGATTCTATTATACCGGAGTTGGTAACTTTGTATGTTGTTTTGAATGTGGAGTTAAAATTAACGATTGGACTTTGGGTGAGAAACCAAGCTGTAGATTTGTACGCCGAATACCATGTGGAAATGTCCCTGTGGGCATCAACCCTGACACCGTGGCTGTACCTACTTTCTACCCTTatcggaaaaatatttctcctgTAATTTCACCGTCATTCcgttattcatattattcagCGGCGGTATCAAGACTTGAACATCGAGAATTTTTAAGTCTTTTTGATTATGTACCACCACCGTACCCTGTTCCACAACCTGAGATTGATGTTAAAACTGCCAAGGTTCGACAATACTTGACTTATGACGTACGCCTGAAATCATATGGATATTGGCCTAGGCACATGAGCCAGACAAAAGAAAAGCTAGCTGAGGCCGGATTTTTCTACACTGGTATTGGTGACTACGTTCAGTGTTATCACTGTGGTAATGGTTTAAAAGATTGGCTCCCAAATGAAGATCCATGGGAAGAACATGCACGTTATTTTAAAGAATGTTATTTTGTACGTGTTATCAAAGGACAAGAATTTATTGATCATTTCAAAATACCTCAAACCGATGATCAACCATCAGACGATGAGGAAGAAGCAGAAAGTTTGACAATCGAATCAAACTCAATAGTCATTATGAGAAATATACCTACGGATTACCACAGTATAGATGaagatattgaatttaaatgtaaaatttgtttcgaaaaaaatttaggtatattatttttaccatgtaGACATTTTGTTTCTTGTGGAAATTGTTcaactgatttaaaaaaatgtgttatATGTAGAGcagatattgaaaaagttgtacGACCaattatttcatga